A part of Helicobacter himalayensis genomic DNA contains:
- a CDS encoding Dps family protein, giving the protein MSKVIEQLKQIQADAQVFYVKVHNFHWNVRGMDFHPTHKATQEIYEEFADVFDDAAERVLQLGGVPYVTLADMIKVAKIKEESATSFDSQAIAKAILSDYEYFLKAFLQLSSDADAQDDKVSAAYADDKVAHLQKAIWMLKAQLS; this is encoded by the coding sequence ATGAGTAAAGTTATCGAACAATTAAAACAGATTCAGGCAGACGCGCAAGTGTTTTATGTCAAGGTGCATAATTTTCATTGGAATGTGCGCGGTATGGATTTCCACCCCACACACAAGGCGACACAAGAGATCTATGAGGAGTTTGCAGATGTCTTTGATGATGCCGCAGAGCGTGTATTGCAACTAGGCGGTGTGCCTTATGTGACGCTTGCAGATATGATTAAAGTTGCTAAGATTAAAGAGGAAAGCGCGACAAGCTTTGATTCTCAAGCAATTGCAAAGGCGATTTTAAGCGATTATGAATACTTTTTAAAAGCATTTTTACAGCTTTCAAGCGATGCAGACGCACAAGACGATAAAGTAAGCGCAGCATACGCAGACGACAAGGTTGCACATTTGCAAAAAGCAATTTGGATGCTAAAAGCACAACTTAGCTAG